The Candidatus Amarolinea dominans DNA window CGCTCTACGACAGCCGCGGCAACGCGTACCTGGACTGCGTGGCGGGCATTGCGGTCAACGCGCTGGGCTATGCGGACCCGGAACTGACCGCGGTGGCGCAGCAGGCCGCGGGCGGGCTGTGGCATGTCAGCAACCTGTATCACACCGCGCCGGTCGCACGCCTGGCGAAGCTGTTGGTCGAAACCAGTGGTTTTGCGCAGCGCGTGCATTTCAGCCTGTGCGGCGCCAGCGCCAACGAAGGCGCGTTCAAGTTTGCCCGTAAGTACGGCCGTACGCGGCATGGCGAGGGCAAGTTCCACATCGTCTCCTTCAGCAACGCGTTCCACGGCCGCCTGTTCGGCTCATTGGCCGCCACGCCCCGCCCCAAGTACCAGCAGGCCTTCGAGCCGCTGATGCCCGGCGTGCGCGTGGCCGAGTTCAACAACCTTGCCAGCGCGGCCGCGGCCATTCAGGATGACGTGTGCGCGGTGATCGTGGAGCCGCTGCAAGGGGAGGGCGGCATTCATTCCGCGACGCCTGAATTCCTGCAAGGACTGCGTGACCTATGCAACGCGCACGATGCACTGCTGATTTTCGACGAGGTGCAGTGCGGATTGGGCCGCACCGGCACGCTGTGGGCCTGGCATGACAGCGGCGTGGCGCCCGACCTGCTGACCAGCGCCAAGCCGTTGGCTGGCGGCCTGCCCATGGGCGCGATCCTGATGACCCAGCGCGTGGCGGACGTGATGGCCGTGGGCGATCATGCCAGCACCTTTGCCGGCGGGCCGTTCGTGGCGACCGTGGCCGAGGCGGTGGTGCGCCGCATCAGTCAACCGGCCTTCCTGGCCGAGGTGCGGCGCAAGGGTGAGGTTCTCAAGGAGCGGCTGGAGGAGATCAACTCGCCTCACGTGCTGGATGTGCGCGGTCGGGGCCTTTTGCTCGGCTTGCAGCTCGACATCCCGGCCGGCGATGTGGTCAAGGCCGGTTTCGCGCACGGCCTGGTGCTGATCAACGCCGGGCCGGATGTGCTGCGCCTGGCGCCGCCGCTGGTCATCACCGACGCCGAGCTAGACACCGTGGTCGAGCGCCTGGACGCGATTCTGAAGACATGGTAGCGGCGGAACGCCCCTTCGTCCCGAATTCATTCGGCGGAGATCGGTCGGCGCAGGCCGACCTGGCGGCGGAACGCCCATTAGCCCCGAATTCATTCGGGGTTAGAATGGCCATACGGCCGGCGCAGGCCGCAGATGCGGCCGCAATGTCCGCGTTGGTCGAGCAGTTTGCCGCGCAGAACCTGATGCTGCCGCGCAGCGCCGCGCAGATTTTGCGCGCTCTGCCTGATTTCCTGGTGGCGGTTGAGATAACCGTCGGGCCGGATGGCGCGGGCGAGCGGGTGGTGGGCTGCGGTTCACTGGCCGCGCTGGCGGCTGACCTGGCGGAGGTGCGCTCGCTGGCGGTGGACGCCAGCCAGCACGGCAACGGCCTGGGCGGCCTGTTGGTGGGCAAGCTGCTCGATCTGGCGCTGGCGCGCGGTTTTCGCCAGGTCTGCGCGCTGACCCTGCGCCCGCGCTTCTTCGAGCGCTTGGGCTTCGAGGCCGTGGACCGCTGGAGCATCTCGCCCAAGGTGTGGCAGGAGTGCATCTATTGCCCGAAATTCCATCGCTGCGACGAAGTGGCCATGCTGCTGACGTTGCCCGAA harbors:
- a CDS encoding GNAT family N-acetyltransferase, which translates into the protein MAIRPAQAADAAAMSALVEQFAAQNLMLPRSAAQILRALPDFLVAVEITVGPDGAGERVVGCGSLAALAADLAEVRSLAVDASQHGNGLGGLLVGKLLDLALARGFRQVCALTLRPRFFERLGFEAVDRWSISPKVWQECIYCPKFHRCDEVAMLLTLPEIAAAPVITAPAARNGLLKRLILAPVNVKFF
- a CDS encoding acetylornithine/succinylornithine family transaminase; the encoded protein is MDDIIQTEHDYLLQVYARPDIVFTGGQGSTLYDSRGNAYLDCVAGIAVNALGYADPELTAVAQQAAGGLWHVSNLYHTAPVARLAKLLVETSGFAQRVHFSLCGASANEGAFKFARKYGRTRHGEGKFHIVSFSNAFHGRLFGSLAATPRPKYQQAFEPLMPGVRVAEFNNLASAAAAIQDDVCAVIVEPLQGEGGIHSATPEFLQGLRDLCNAHDALLIFDEVQCGLGRTGTLWAWHDSGVAPDLLTSAKPLAGGLPMGAILMTQRVADVMAVGDHASTFAGGPFVATVAEAVVRRISQPAFLAEVRRKGEVLKERLEEINSPHVLDVRGRGLLLGLQLDIPAGDVVKAGFAHGLVLINAGPDVLRLAPPLVITDAELDTVVERLDAILKTW